Proteins co-encoded in one Montipora capricornis isolate CH-2021 chromosome 12, ASM3666992v2, whole genome shotgun sequence genomic window:
- the LOC138025265 gene encoding uncharacterized protein: protein MGNTSSNDELKFLEEIGKGSYAVVYRAVWRNKHVAAKKLHPYVLRRPEAIKYCEDWKLLSKLDHPNVVQYLTVVLPEDSPKSNESTILVTELLDQDLKRFIEKSKRNVSFRDTVSIMLDVAQGLSYLHDSPRFIVHRDLACKNVLLTADRRAKIADFGLARCFPCGEMAASANPGTLAYRAPETFGKYFFSSRKITYGPKADVFSFGVVMLEVIVGHPSLRISELRTEDGEIVPECYRRSEDLHEIDVEHPLRLLVLRCLENNPENRPTARELAEELTNHKNNNDSLQTQGRHRGKHIVHRMPESKFDYEFKVVLVGDTGVGKTSIATKFVQPNLPCQDRRPPTFCYGEFNERLQLKGKSVFLKIVDTSGQFDTASSLPQYYRGTHGAVVVFDVTSWDSLVNVRTWVAMVREKCSRDMPIILVGNKTDCGARQVNTETAENVRDEFDLFYIEVSAKTGVNIDETFSVLTEQLMQRRDLQTSNGASSVASVFCQLPSTSTLRDSPSSVASVVCQLPSTSALRDYEPPAKFTIKEPSSRRRIQRDPDSVSLVATTEDGNPEKATKYSSTAYNKKQRKWWCCS from the exons ATGGGAAATACTTCTTCGAACGATGAATTAAAGTTTCTGGAGGAAATTGGCAAGGGGTCCTACGCTGTGGTGTATCGGGCGGTGTGGAGGAACAAACATGTGGCTGCGAAGAAACTCCATCCATATGTTTTGCGGAGGCCGGAAGCCATCAAATATTGCGAGGACTGGAAACTTTTGAGCAAACTGGATCACCCCAATGTTGTTCAATATTTAACCGTTGTTTTACCTGAGGATTCACCGAAATCTAACGAATCGACAATACTTGTAACCGAGCTGTTGGACCAAGATCTGAAGCGATTCATCGAGAAATCTAAACGAAACGTCTCCTTTCGCGATACAGTCAGTATTATGCTTGATGTTGCCCAAGGACTGAGTTACCTTCACGACTCACCTAGGTTTATCGTTCACCGTGATCTCGCTTGCAAAAATGTCTTGTTAACTGCCGACAGGCGAGCAAAGATCGCTGATTTTGGATTAGCAAGATGTTTCCCCTGCGGAGAGATGGCTGCTTCCGCTAACCCGGGGACACTGGCATATCGCGCTCCAGAGACATTTGGAAAGTACTTTTTTAGTAGCAGGAAGATCACGTACGGTCCAAAAGCAGATGTTTTTTCATTTGGTGTCGTTATGTTGGAAGTTATTGTTGGGCATCCTTCACTAAGAATATCCGAGTTGCGAACTGAAG ATGGAGAAATTGTCCCTGAATGCTATCGTCGGAGCGAAGACCTTCACGAAATTGACGTAGAACATCCTTTACGGTTGCTCGTCCTTCGTTGCCTCGAAAACAATCCCGAAAATCGTCCCACGGCCCGTGAACTGGCAGAAGAGCTCACTAACCACAAGAACAACAATGATAGTCTTCAAACGCAAGGACGCCATCGTGGCAAACACATCGTCCATCGAATGCCTGAAAGCAAGTTCGATTATGAGTTCAAAGTTGTACTGGTGGGTGATACCGGGGTCGGTAAGACAAGCATTGCGACAAAATTTGTGCAGCCCAATCTCCCGTGTCAGGACCGGAGACCTCCGACTTTTTGTTACGGCGAATTCAACGAGCGACTTCAACTCAAAGGAAAATCTGTGTTTCTTAAAATCGTCGATACATCAGGACAGTTTGACACCGCCAGCTCTCTTCCCCAGTACTATCGTGGTACTCATGGCGCGGTTGTTGTGTTTGACGTCACTTCGTGGGATTCGCTTGTGAACGTACGAACGTGGGTGGCAATGGTTCGCGAAAAATGCAGTCGTGACATGCCGATTATTCTCGTCGGAAACAAAACAGATTGCGGAGCCCGGCAGGTAAATACCGAGACAGCCGAAAACGTGCGCGACGAGTTTGACCTGTTTTACATTGAAGTTAGCGCTAAAACTGGAGTCAACATCGACGAGACGTTTTCCGTTCTGACAGAACAGCTTATGCAAAGGAGGGACCTGCAAACATCCAATGGCGCCTCTTCTGTCGCCAGTGTCTTCTGTCAACTGCCTTCAACGTCCACTCTTCGCGACTCGCCCTCTTCTGTGGCCAGTGTCGTTTGTCAACTGCCTTCAACATCCGCTCTTCGTGATTACGAACCCCCAGCGAAGTTCACCATAAAAGAGCCTTCCTCGCGAAGAAGAATACAAAGAGACCCTGATAGTGTTAGTCTGGTTGCCACGACGGAAGATGGAAACCCCGAGAAAGCTACTAAATACTCTTCCACTGCTTATAATAAGAAGCAAAGGAAATGGTGGTGCTGTTCATAA